In Macaca nemestrina isolate mMacNem1 chromosome 14, mMacNem.hap1, whole genome shotgun sequence, the sequence GCGGCCCCAGTGGCCTCCCAGCCTCCGAGCCCTTCTTCGGTTAGACCTTCTCTGCTGGTCAGTTTGGATAGGGGAGGATTTGGGTTGAACCTGTCCTTCACCCAGGGACTTTGAGGGTGTCCCTGCACCCCATTCACCTCATCCCTGAACCCAAGAGGGCCCCAGCCTGTGTGGCAGAGGACCCAGAAGTTGGCTGACTTGTCCTGGCCTTAACCTCTGGCCTAAGGATCCAGGGATCCCTGGAGCTGGGGCCCAGGAACTCTGCTGTCTCTCCAAAGAGGAGTCTGTGTGGAGGGTAACTTAATGGTCACCTTACCCCCCGCCCCCCGGCTCATTTAAGAAACAGTTTGGGGAAAGCTCTTGGAGGGCTTGACTGGAGTAGCTGTCCTGGTCCCTAAACACAGCCGGAGCATTTTGGGGGAAAGGACAGGGAGGACTGGAAGGGAGAGAGGTAAGCAGGAGAGCCATTTAGGCCAGGATCCCGGCCTGGGCCGGTAGCAGGCTAGGGCTGCGCTGGCGGGCCTGGGTTCTAAACCGCCCAGAAATGAAAATGGGCcttttggggtggggggaagccCGCCGCATGCCCTGGCAGCCCCCTCCGCGTTCAGGGCTAGCCGAGGCCACAGAGGGAGCTGTGGGTGCCAGTTTCGCGGCGGCGGAGGGGCCGCTGGCTGACGCAGGCGCTGCCGTCTTCCGCCTCCCTCCCTTCGCAGACCATGCCGTCCATCAGCAGTGACCGCGCAGCGCTGTGCGCTGGCTGCGGGGGCAAGATCTCGGACCGCTACTACCTGCTGGCGGTGGACAAGCAGTGGCACATGCGCTGCCTCAAGTGCTGCGAGTGCAAGCTCAACCTGGAGTCGGAGCTCACCTGTTTCAGCAAAGACGGTAGCATCTACTGCAAGGAAGACTACTACAGGTAGCCCCCCACCCAACTGCCCCTCAGGACCCCTCCCCCCAGTTTCAGGCACAATCTTACAGTTTGgccctctcctttccctttagTCCCAGGAGAGGGTTCACTACTCAGGActcccccccgccccgccccagctTCTCCAAGCCAGCACAAATTGGGTGATAACCTTTTAAAGCAGCAATTTGGGGAGCTCTTGGAAAGGTCTACAAAGTAAGAGAACCCGAAAAAAAGCAGAAGCTGCCCGCCCCCTCGGAGCTCAGACCACAAAAAAGCTTGAGTTGGGATCCTTGCTCCCCTCTCTCTTTGAAGTTTCTTGAGTTAATCTGAGGTTATAGAAACAGGCACCCCTAAACCTAGGCAGCCCAAGCTGGACAGAAACACAGTTGGAAGGAGAGCTGTGGGAGTGGGTGCATTTCCAGGTCTTTTGAGAAAATGGCAGTGAAAGCTGGCCAAGATCAAAGAACCAGAATCACTAGCAGACTCCAAGTTCCCTGTTTCTCCTTCTCCCCAGTTTTAGGGTTAAGATCTATGTATATTCTCTCTGTTGtctctctttccctgtctctgTGTTTCTTCCAAATTACAAAAGTCAGTAGGATTCCCAGGCGCTGGTTTGGAGGGAGGAGTAAAGGTTGAGAAAGGGATAAGTGGTAAGTGTCTCCCTCCACTCCCAGGTAAAGGCTTTCCTAGGGCTTGCGGAGACTCTGGGTGAAGTAGAAGTCTTTGTAGGCATGAGTGTGTCAAGGGAAACTATTTTAGGGCAGGACCAGGCCTGGGTCAAAATCTAGTTCTCTCTCCCCCGCCCCATCCTCCAAATAAAGGCCGGGTTGTCCATCTTGAGGAGGGGATTGCCCACCGCAGTAGCAGCGGCACCTGGAGGAGGAAAAGGGGGGTACCCAACCGTGTGTTCCCACAGCCCCTCCCTCCATGGTCCCTACAGGCGGTTCTCTGTGCAGCGCTGCGCCCGCTGCCACCTGGGCATCTCGGCCTCGGAGATGGTGATGCGCGCTCGGGACTTGGTTTATCACCTCAACTGCTTCACGTGCACCACGTGTAACAAGATGCTGACCACGGGCGATCACTTCGGCATGAAGGACAGCCTGGTCTACTGCCGCTTGCACTTCGAGGCGCTGCTGCAGGGCGAGTACCCCGCACACTTCAACCACGCTGACGTGGCAGCGGCGGCCGCTGCAGCCGCGGCAGCCAAGAGCGCGGGGCTAGGCGCAGCAGGGGCCAACCCTCTGGGTCTTCCCTACTACAATGGTGTGGGCACTGTGCAGAAGGGGCGGCCGAGGAAGCGCAAGAGC encodes:
- the LOC105463901 gene encoding LIM/homeobox protein Lhx2 isoform X2; amino-acid sequence: MPSISSDRAALCAGCGGKISDRYYLLAVDKQWHMRCLKCCECKLNLESELTCFSKDGSIYCKEDYYRRFSVQRCARCHLGISASEMVMRARDLVYHLNCFTCTTCNKMLTTGDHFGMKDSLVYCRLHFEALLQGEYPAHFNHADVAAAAAAAAAAKSAGLGAAGANPLGLPYYNGVGTVQKGRPRKRKSPGPGADLAAYNAALSCNENDAEHLDRDQPYPSSQKTKRMRTSFKHHQLRTMKSYFAINHNPDAKDLKQLAQKTGLTKRVLQVWFQNARAKFRRNLLRQENTGVDKSTDTALQTGTPSGPASELSNASLSPSSTPTTLTDLTSPTLPTVTSVLTSVPGNLEGHEPHSPSQTTLTNLF